Proteins encoded by one window of Lycium barbarum isolate Lr01 chromosome 11, ASM1917538v2, whole genome shotgun sequence:
- the LOC132620455 gene encoding uncharacterized protein LOC132620455: MEDIGLFSQAWMWLQSKKDCYFVVRTAAGCFRDKIGIFNERIWPIVCCGCAKLGKFLFILFRYWKDCLVRGCRSFVGLGSAALLLIMWSCFLSLTSMSCLVYVLLSMGAAGAAVQYLGCTPGLFIVGLFGILVLWMYANFWITGVLFIVGGYLFSLNHARLVVLMATIYAMYCVKVRVGWLGVCLSINLAFLSNDLVNYLLQWCDNLSETTHVEDYKESEPFTEDDFSTDYESSVPVDEPEKVEKVHACKTFSNTASTSSVVIQQKEPPARSVVREDAYSIIEMKRILDSADHYEALGVARHKKIDVVLLKKEYRKKAMLVHPDKNMGSSLASESFKKLQCAYEVLSDAVKKRDYDEQLRKEESKSVLQRSPSTSNPESSNYCSEESRRIHCTKCGNSHIWICTNRTKVKARWCQDCCQYHQAKDGDGWVEYKGSLVFNRPQKAEIPRAFVCAEGKIFDVSEWAICQGMACRPNTHRPSFHVNMVGLEKSTQRSNSSRYPWDFDAEMTDEDEEFELWLQQALASGLFCETPKRRKTWSPFKLNQMKGKKQWRRSS, from the exons ATGGAGGACATTGGGTTATTTTCTCAAGCTTGGATGTGGTTGCAATCAAAGAAAGATTGTTACTTTGTTGTAAGGACAGCTGCTGGCTGTTTTAGGGACAAAATTGGGATTTTTAATGAGAGGATTTGGCCAATTGTTTGCTGTGGATGTGCAAAACTGGGAAAGTTTCTATTTATCTTGTTTAGATACTGGAAGGATTGTTTAGTAAGGGGATGTCGATCGTTCGTTGGGCTTGGATCCGCCGCGTTGCTCCTTATTATGTGGAGCTGTTTTCTAAGTTTAACATCAATGTCATGTCTGGTTTATGTGCTCCTTAGTATG GGTGCTGCAGGGGCTGCCGTTCAGTATTTGGGTTGCACTCCTGGGCTTTTCATTGTTGGGCTCTTTGGTATTTTAGTTTTGTGGATGTATGCCAACTTTTGGATTACTGGTGTATTGTTTATAGTTGGAG GTTATCTATTTTCCTTAAACCATGCAAGACTTGTGGTATTAATGGCTACCATATATGCTATGTATTGTGTTAAAGTTCGAGTTGGATGGCTCGGAGTTTGTCTCTCAATAAATCTTGCGTTCCTCTCAAATGACTTGGTGAACTACTTACTCCAGTGGTGTGACAATTTGAGTGAAACCACACATGTTGAAGATTATAAAGAGTCTGAACCGTTTACTGAGGATGACTTCTCCACCGATTATGAGTCATCAGTTCCGGTGGATGAACCTGAAAAGGTTGAAAAGGTTCATGCTTGCAAAACATTCAGCAACACTGCTTCTACTTCATCAGTTGTAATCCAACAGAAAGAACCCCCAGCTAGGTCAGTAGTTAGAGAAGATGCATATTCAATTATTGAGATGAAGCGAATACTAGATAGTGCAGATCATTATGAAGCACTAGGGGTTGCTCGACACAAGAAAATTGACGTTGTACTGTTGAAAAAAGAATATCGGAAAAAG GCAATGCTTGTGCACCCAGACAAAAACATGGGAAGTTCACTTGCCAGTGAatcatttaagaaacttcaatgTGCATATGAG GTTCTTTCTGATGCTGTCAAGAAGCGAGACTATGATGAGCAACTCAGAAAGGAAGAATCTAAGAGTGTATTGCAAAGATCACCTAGCACTTCTAACCCG GAATCTTCCAATTACTGTTCAGAAGAGTCGAGGCGTATCCACTGTACAAAATGTGGCAACTCGCACATTTGGATCTGCACCAATAGGACAAAGGTCAAGGCAAGATGGTGTCAG GATTGTTGTCAGTATCACCAAGCCAAAGATGGGGATGGATGGGTAGAGTACAAAGGATCATTGGTTTTCAATCGACCACAAAAG GCGGAGATACCTCGTGCTTTCGTATGTGCTGAGGGCAAGATATTTGATGTGTCAGAATGGGCCATATGTCAG GGTATGGCATGTAGACCCAATACCCATAGGCCAAGTTTCCATGTAAACATGGTTGGATTAGAGAAATCAACCCAGAGATCCAATTCAAGTAGGTATCCGTGGGATTTCGATGCTGAGATGacagatgaagatgaagaattcGAGCTGTGGCTCCAGCAAGCATTAGCATCTGGACTTTTTTGTGAGACGCCAAAGCGAAGAAAGACTTGGAGTCCTTTCAAGTTGAATCAGATGAAAGGAAAGAAGCAATGGAGAAGGTCTTCATGA
- the LOC132620457 gene encoding uncharacterized protein LOC132620457, which translates to MRLSFIRPISCCAVSSYPTTSVKPQTPLFLKPSNYKTTLKDLKKWHLWAKTLASSVGSTFLKLDNGPHSDLLLRELNWLIEDAIETPKSLLQESHNTVSLRVCLDELYDLWKQRVEKRRPFQYVVGCEHWRDLVLSVQEGVLIPRPETELIVDLVNDVVKDNEVLREGLWGDLGTGSGALAIGIARILGCEGRVIATDLSHVATAVASYNVQRYDLEDKVLVKQGSWFEPLRDNEGEFVGLVSNPPYIPSKDIGGLQAEVGRHEPRLALDGGASGMNDLIHLCDGAVSMLKPGGFFSFETNGDEQSKFLVHYIENKKQGSFSKVKMVPDFAGIKRFITGFRGR; encoded by the exons ATGAGGTTGAGCTTTATTCGACCCATTTCATGTTGTGCTGTTTCATCATATCCAACAACCTCAGTGAAACCTCAAACACCCCTATTTCTAAAGCCATCCAATTACAAAACAACCTTAAAAGACCTCAAAAAATGGCACCTTTGGGCTAAAACCTTAGCTTCTTCAGTGGGTTCCACTTTCTTGAAACTAGACAATGGACCCCACTCTGACTTATTACTCAGAGAACTAAATTGGCTCATTGAAGATGCAATTGAAACACCCAAATCACTATTACAAGAATCCCATAACACAGTTtcactaagggtgtgtttggatgAACTTTATGATTTATGGAAACAAAGGGTAGAAAAAAGAAGGCCTTTTCAGTATGTGGTTGGTTGTGAGCATTGGAGGGATTTGGTTTTGAGTGTTCAAGAAGGGGTTTTGATTCCAAGACCTGAAACTGAGCTAATTGTGGATTTGGTTAATGATGTTGTTAAGGATAATGAGGTGTTAAGGGAAGGTTTGTGGGGTGATTTGGGGACTGGAAGTGGTGCACTTGCTATTGGGATTGCAAGGATTTTGGGCTGTGAAGGTAGAGTTATTGCTACTGATTTGAGTCATGTTGCTACTGCCGTTGCATCTTATAATGTGCAGAGGTATGATTTGGAG GATAAAGTGTTGGTAAAGCAAGGATCTTGGTTTGAGCCTTTGAGAGATAATGAAGGAGAATTTGTGGGGCTGGTCAGTAATCCACCATATATTCCAAGCAAAGATATTGGTGGACTACAAGCTGAAGTTGGTAGACATGAACCTAGACTGGCGTTAGACGGTGGAGCAAGTGGTATGAATGACCTCATCCATCTCTGTGATGGAGCTGTTTCGATGTTGAAACCTGGCGGTTTCTTTTCATTTGAG ACAAATGGTGATGAACAGAGCAAATTCCTAGTCCACTACATTGAGAATAAGAAGCAAGGTAGCTTCTCTAAAGTGAAGATGGTACCAGATTTTGCTGGCATCAAGAGATTTATAACAGGATTTAGAGGAAGATAA
- the LOC132620456 gene encoding probable protein phosphatase 2C 6 produces MGICYSSSKSKSGDDGLWDGKNESNSKLKKNSYSGDFSTFFSKLSGGGGEEQGLHNIPGRRFGNGATSLACLYTQQGKKGTNQDAMIVWENFCSRSDTMFCGVFDGHGPYGHMVARKVRDTLPLLLRSEWEVNSSGDQSNTSENGNTNGGSHLDDVLDDDLIEAMEAESNEKFPEIHLSLKRSMLKAFRSMDKELKLHPTIDCFCSGSTAVSLVMQGQDIIIGNVGDSRAVLATRDKDNSLVPLQLTVDLKPNLPREAARIHKYKGRVFALQDEPEVARVWLPNSDSPGLAMARAFGDFCLKDFGLISVPDVYYHRITDRDQFVVLATDGIWDVLSNKEAVDIVASAPSRATAARALVDCATRAWRLKYPTSKTDDCAVVCLFLDRVPAPDAVVTASQHDLTKAPQVEMKTIITNGKLESADINTVSASHIAVLEPSGATRDASEIVRVDESIEQQLADKGLGHSQRSLAECLSTAQDEEWSALEGVTRVNSLLSLPRFLSGEKRSASRRKWL; encoded by the exons ATGGGAATTTGTTACTCTTCAAGTAAAAGCAAGAGTGGTGATGATGGGTTATGGGATGGTAAAAATGAAAGTAATTCCAAGTTGAAAAAGAATAGTTACAGTGGTGATTTCAGTACATTTTTTAGTAAGTTAAGTGGTGGAGGAGGTGAAGAACAAGGACTGCATAATATTCCTGGAAGGCGTTTTGGGAATGGTGCCACGTCACTTGCTTGCTTATATACTCAGCAAGGGAAAAAAGGAACTAATCAAGATGCTATGATCGTTTGGGAG AATTTTTGTTCGCGGAGCGATACAATGTTCTGTGGAGTATTTGATGGACACGGTCCCTATGGACATATGGTGGCAAGGAAAGTTCGAGATACTCTACCACTTCTGCTGCGCTCAGAGTGGGAAGTTAATTCAAGTGGTGATCAAAGTAATACTTCTGAGAATGGAAATACTAATGGAGGTTCACATCTTGATGATGTCTTGGATGATGATTTGATTGAAGCTATGGAAGCTGAGAGCAACGAAAAGTTCCCAGAAATACATCTCTCCCTTAAAAGGTCGATGTTAAAAGCTTTCCGGTCGATGGATAAAGAACTCAAGTTGCACCCAACTATTGATTGTTTCTGTAGTGGGTCAACTGCTGTTTCCTTGGTGATGCAG GGCCAGGATATAATAATTGGTAATGTTGGTGACTCAAGAGCAGTATTGGCAACTAGAGATAAAGACAACTCTTTAGTGCCTCTACAGTTGACCGTAGATTTGAAGCCTAATCTTCcaa GAGAAGCTGCTAGAATACACAAATACAAAGGCAGGGTGTTTGCATTGCAAGATGAGCCAGAGGTTGCACGCGTATGGTTGCCAAATAGTGACTCTCCTGGCTTGGCAATGGCCAGGGCATTTGGTGATTTTTGTCTGAAGGATTTTGGTTTAATTTCTGTCCCTGATGTGTATTACCACCGCATTACAGATAGGGACCAGTTTGTTGTTCTAGCTACTGATGGG ATTTGGGATGTCCTTTCTAATAAGGAAGCTGTGGATATTGTGGCCTCAGCCCCAAGTCGCGCTACAGCTGCCCGAGCTCTTGTTGACTGCGCGACAAGAGCTTGGAGGCTGAAATACCCCACATCAAAGACTGATGACTGTGCTGTTGTATGCCTTTTCCTGGACCGTGTACCTGCACCTGATGCCGTAGTGACAGCATCTCAGCACGATTTGACAAAGGCCCCTCAAGTGGAAATGAAGACAATTATTACAAATGGCAAACTCGAAAGTGCAGATATCAATACTGTTTCAGCTTCTCATATCGCTGTTCTTGAACCTTCAGGTGCTACAAGAGATGCCAGTGAGATAGTTCGTGTTGACGAGTCCATTGAACAACAGCTTGCTGATAAGGGTCTTGGACATTCTCAGCGAAGCCTAGCCGAGTGCCTTTCTACTGCACAAGATGAGGAATGGTCAGCCCTTGAGGGAGTTACCAGGGTTAATAGCCTTCTTAGTCTTCCTAGATTCTTGTCTGGTGAGAAAAGGTCAGCCAGTCGGAGAAAGTGGTTGTAA